The Pseudomonas leptonychotis genomic sequence ACCAGCAGGACATCGGCGACAGCGGCATCATCGCGCCGCTGCAAGCCGGCGAGAAAGAGGTCGGCCAGGAACTCGATCTGGTGGTGACCAAATACTTCAAACAGGGCCTGTTACCAGCTTCGATGGCCGAGCACCTGGACGAGCGTTCGGCCCTGGTGCGCTTCCGTGGTGGCGTGTTCAAGCCCGGCAAGGCCTATGGCAGCGACACCGACGCGCTGATGCATCGCGCCTTCGTCGACTTTATCTGGAGATTCTGAGGGTAGCCCTATGACAGAACAGCCAGACAAAATTAAGCAGCGCTTCGGCATCGGTTTGCTCTGCAGCGGCGTACTAGTCGGCGCGCTGCAACTGGCCGCGCCTTGGGTGCAAGCCGCTGAGAGCGAGCCCACGCAAACGCTCAAGCAGGCCAAAACCTACACGGTCACCAGCGCCCCGATTGAGCCGCTGCACCTGGACACACCCACCCTGCCCGACCTCTCTGGCTACACCGCTGAGGCGGTAAAAGCCAAGATCGAGCGCAGTAAGAAGGGTCAGGTGGTGGTGCGCAGCATGCTGCAACAGGACGCCTTGAAGGACTTTATCGGCGGCGATGAACGCCTGCGTGAGTGGGTCAAACGGCAACAGGGCATGCCCAATGCGATCTTTATCGAAGGTGGCTACGTCACCCTGCAAGACCTCGCCAAGCGCCTGCCCGATAACCAGTTCCGCCAAGTTAAGCCCGGCGTTTACCTGGCACGCCTGCCTATCGTGGTCGCCCAGAATGCGACCCTGCATGTCGATAAAAACGTCGAGGAACTGCGCCTGTCGCAAGAGCGCGGCGCGTTCATGGTCAACGACGGCAAGCTGTTTATCACCGACACCCGCCTGACCGCCTGGCGCGAAGCGGATAACGGCCCGGCCACCTTCCGCAAGCCCGACGAGTTCCGCCCGTTCTTGGTGTCGTGGGGCGGCAGCGAGTTGTATATCTCAGACAGCGTGGTCACCAGCCTCGGTTACAACACCAGTAAGTCCTACGGGGTCAGCATCACCCAGTACACCCCGAACATGCACAAGCGCCTGCAGCGCAAAGAGCCGACCGGCTGGCTGCTCAACTCCGAGTTCGTCGATCACTGGTACGGTTTTTACTGCTACGAAGCCGCCGACGTAGTGATCAAAGGCAATACCTACCGCGACAACATCGTCTATGGCATTGACCCGCACGACCGTTCCCACGGCCTGATCATTGCCGAGAACACCGTGCACGGCACCAAGAAGAAGCACGGCATCATCATCTCCCGCGAGGTGGATGACAGCTGGATCATCAACAACAAGAGCTACGACAACAAGCTCTCCGGCATCGTCATCGACCGTAACAGCATCAACAATCTGATCGCCTACAACGAAGTCAGCCAGAACCACGCCGACGGCATCACCCTGTACGAGAGTTCGCACAACCTGCTGTGGGGCAACAAGGTGCTGAACAACGCCCGCCACGGTATTCGGGTACGCAACAGCGTGGACATTCGCCTGTACGAAAACGTCTCGGCGGCCAACGCCCTCACCGGCGTATACGGCCACATCAAGGATCTCTCGGCCACCGACCGCAACATCTCCCTGGACCCCTTCGACACCAAGATTTCCATGATCGTGGTCGGCGGCACCCTCGCGGCCAACGGCTCCGGCCCACTGTCCATCGACTCGCCGCTGTCGGTTGAGCTGTACCGCGTGAAGCTGATCGCGCCCACCAAGAGCACGGGTATCAGCTTCAGCGGCATCCTCGGCGAAAAACAGGAAGAAATTCTCGACCTGATGGTGCGACGCAATCTGGCCGTGCTAATTGACCCCGTCGAACGCCAGACCGAACTCCAGGATTGAGGACGCCAACATGATCACAGCCCACCTGCCACTCCGCCAACTGGCCCTCGCCTGCACCCTGCTGGGTGCCGCCGGCAGCGTCCTGGCCAGCCCGCAATACCAGGCACAACGGGTCGGCCCGTTGTGCCCCGCAGCGCAAGACCCAAGCCAGTACAACACCAAGTACCTGAGTTTTTTCACCGCCCTGGTGCAGGGTGAAGGCGACTGGTTATTCCGTAGCCGCTATGACCTGCGCACCGACTTTGGCACCACGCCCGCTGGCTATCGGCAGTTCAAAAAGCTGCGCGATGCCCTGAAAGCCAAAGGCGTGGAGCTGGTGATCGTCTACCAACCCACCCGTGGCCTGGTGAACCGTGAAAAGCTCACGGCAGCAGAAAAGGCCCAGTTCGACTTCAAGCTGGCTAAACAGAACTACCTGAAGGCCATCGAGGGCTTTCGCCAAGCCGGCATCTGGACCCCTGATCTGTCGCCACTGTTTGATGAACAAGGCGTAGAGACCGACTACTACTTTCAGGCTGACCACCACTGGACCCCCGCCGGCGCCGAGCGTACCGCCGAACTGGTGAGCAAAACCCTGGAGCAGATCCCAGGCTTCGCCGACATCCCCAAGAAAGACTTCGAGAGCAAGGTGGTCGGCCTGCTGCCCAAGGCCGGCACCTTGCACAAGACCGCCGCACAATTCTGCGGCACCAGCTACGCCACCCAGTATGTGCCGCGCTTCGAGACCACCACCCAGGGTGAAGCCGACAGCGACAGCCTGTTCGGCGACGAAGCCGACCCGCAGGTGGCACTGGTGGGCACCAGCAACAGCGGCCCGGCCTACAACTTTGCCGGCTTTTTGCAGCAGCACAGCGGCGCCGAAGTGCTCAACCTGGCGGTCAGTGGCGGCGGTTTCGACAGCGCCCTGCTGCAATACATGAGCAGCCAGGAGTTTCACGAAAATCCGCCAAAAGTGCTGATCTGGGAGTTCGCCACCCACTATGACCTGGCCCAGGCCAGCTTCTACCGCCAAGCACGCCCGTTGGTGGAAAACGGTTGTGTCGGCAAAACCGCCGCTCTGCACAACACCGTCAATCTCAAGCCCGGCAGCAACGAGGTGCTGGTCAACGGCAAGGGCCGGCAACTGGTGGACCTGCGCGGTGGTGATTACCAAGTCGATCTGACCTTCAGTGACCCCAGCGTGCATGAAGCCCAGGCCACGCTTTGGTACCTCAATGGCCGCCGCGAACAATTCAAGCTCGAACAGAGCGACCGCGTCGACACCGCCGGGCGCTACGTTTTTGAACTGCGCAACGACCCCGACTGGGCCGACCTCAACCTGCTCGCCCTGGAAATCCACAGCCCGGAAAACATGCCGGCCAATCTCAGCGTCGACGCCACCCTGTGCCAACGCCCGGACACGGGCAAGGCCGTGGTGGCCCAGGCGCAACAGGCCAAGGATTCGCAATGAAGATCAACCATTGGTTACTGACCCCCTGCCTACTCGGCAGCGCGCTGTGCATACCACTCGCCAACGCCAGCAAGCTGGTGCCCCCGGCTGGCTACTATGCGCCGGTACTGCTTACCGAGAAAAAACCACAAGCCTGCGCGGCCACACCGCAGCCCTATACCGACAAGCTGGTGTTTCGCAGCAAATACGAAGGCTCCGGTAAGGCCCGCGCCACCCTCAATCTCGACTCGGAAAAAGCCTTCCGCGAGAAGACCGCCGCCATCACAGAGATGGAGCGCGGGGTCAGCAAACAAATCATGCAGTACATGCGCGACGGCCAGCCGGCGCAGCTCGAATGCGCATTGCAGTGGCTAAACGAGTGGGCCGCCGCCGACGCCTTGCTCAGCAGCGAGTACAACCACACCGGTAAATCGGTGCGCAAATGGGCGCTGGGCAGCCTGGCCTCGTCCTACCTGCACCTGAAGTTTTCCGCCTCGCAGCCACTCGCGGCCTACCCGCAACAGGCCCAGCAGATCGAAGCCTGGTTCAGCCAACTGGCCGAGCACACCGTGCAGGACTGGAGCGACCTGCCGCTGAAGAAAATCAACAACCACAGCTACTGGTCCGCCTGGTCGGTAATGGCCACGGCCATCGCCACCGATCGTCGCGACCTGTTCGACTGGTCGGTGGCGCAGTTTCGCGTGGGTGCCAACCAAGTCGATGCCGAGGGCTATCTGCCCAACGAGCTCAAACGCCGTCAGCGCGCGTTGGCCTATCACAACTACAGCCTGCCGCCGCTGATGATGGTGGCCGCCTTCGCCCAAGCCAACGGCGTCGACCTGCGTGCGGAAAACCAAGGCGCACTGCAACGCTTGGCAAAACGGGTGCTGAACGGCGTGGATGACCCGGACGATTTCGCCGCCAAAACTGACGAAAAACAGGACATGGACGACCTGGAAAAACCCAACAAATACGCCTGGCTGGCGCCTTATTGCGTGCTCTATACCTGCTCGGCCGAGGCCCAGGCGTTGCAACAGGAAATGGGCCCGTTCCGAACCTTCCGCCTCGGCGGCGATGTCAGCCAGTTGTTCAGCCCGCAAAAGGCCGGCGACAGCTAAACACCATGCACTGAATAACCAGGAGAGCCGGCCTGCACCGCGCGCTCTTCGCCCACTCGTTGGGCATGTTGCAAAACCCGTCCACAGGTGTGGGGGGGAAAGGGGGGGCTTGGCCCTTGACCCGCGTCACTCAACGGAGAGAAACGGATGGTCTTTTCATCCAACGTGTTCCTGTTCTTGTTCTTGCCGGTCTTTCTTGGCCTGTATTACCTGAGCAGTAATCGCTATCGCAACCTGCTGATCCTGATCGGCAGCTACGCCTTCTACGCCTGGTGGCGGGTGGATTTCCTCCTGCTGTTTGTGGCGGTCACGCTGTGGAACTACATCTTCGGCCTGCGCATTTACCAGGCGGGGGTTAAATCCAAAGCCGCGCAGCGCTGGGTGCTCTGGGGTGTGGTCGGCAACCTGGCGACCCTGGGCTACTTCAAGTACGCCAACTTTGGCGTGGAAAACATCAACAAGGTGCTAGAAGGCGCCGGCTTTGAGCCGTTCCTGCTGACCCACGTGATCCTGCCCATCGGCATTTCCTTCTATATATTCCAGTCGCTCAGCTACCTGATCGACGTGTACCGCGGCGACACCAAACCCACGGAAAACCTGGTTAATTTTGCCGCGTTTATCGCCCTGTTCCCCCAGCTGATCGCAGGCCCCGTGCTTCGCTACAAAGACCTGGCCGACCAGTTCACCGACCGCACGCACAGCCTCGACAAGTTCAGCGAAGGCGCTACGCGCTTTATGCAGGGTTTCGTGAAAAAGGTGTTTATCGCCGACAGCCTGGCGCCCCTGGTCGATCACTGCTTTGCCCTGAGCAACCCCAGCACCGGTGATGCCTGGCTGGGCATGATCGCCTACACCGCGCAGCTGTATTTCGACTTCTCCGGTTACAGCGACATGGCCATCGGTCTTGGTTTGATGATGGGTTTCCGCTTTATGGAAAACTTCAATCAGCCTTACATGAGCCAGTCGATTACCGAATTCTGGCGGCGCTGGCACATCAGCCTCTCCACCTGGCTGCGCGACTACCTGTACGTGCCGCTGGGCGGTAACCGTGGTGGCACCTTCAACACCTACCGCAATCTGTTTTTGACCATGTTGTTGGGCGGCCTGTGGCACGGCGCTAACTGGACCTTCCTGATCTGGGGCGCGTGGCATGGCATGTGGCTCGCGATCGAGCGCCTGTTCGGCGTAAACGCCGCGCCCAAGGTAATCAACCCACTGAAATGGGCCTTTACCTTCCTCCTGGTGATGCTCGGCTGGGTGATCTTCCGCGCCGAAAACCTCGACGTGGCCTGGCGCATGTACAGCGCTATGTTCAGCCCGGCGATATTCAGCAGCCAAGGCTGGGCGCTGAGTGAACTGAACCGCGCCAGCATCACCGACCTGCAGGTCGCCACCTTGGTGCTGGCCTATGCGGTGATGGCGTTCTGTGGCCTGCGCCAGTTCTATCGCTCGCGCCCCGCAACACCCGCCAACCCATCGCTGGCCCTACAGGCCAACGGCGCCACAGTCGCCCTGCCCCATTACCTGCTACGCGGCGCCTTACTGCTGCTGTTCTGCGCCTCCGTGCTGAAACTTTCGGCGCAGAGCTACTCACCCTTTCTCTACTTCCAGTTCTGAGGAGCCGACCATGACGCGTCCGTTACGTAAGCTCTATGTCGCCCTGTTTATCGGCATCCTGGCCCTGCTCTTTGCGGCCTCCCTGCGCGGCGTAGTGAGCTACCGCACGCCTGCCGAGTTCAGTGTGCTCGATGGCAACCTGGCCAAAACCTTTGAGCAGCACTACGACGAAGAGCTGCCGATCAAAGACATCGGCACCAACCTCTGGGCCGCCCTCGACTACCTGCTGTTCAATGAAGGGCGCACGGGGGTAAAGATCGGCGAACAAGGCTGGCTGTACTCCGATGAAGAGTTCAAGCCAGAAGTCGATGGTCCTAAGCAAATCAGCGAAAACCTGGCGCTGATCAACGGCATTCGCGATGAGCTGGCCAAGCACGATGTACTGCTGCTGATGGCCATCGTGCCGAGCAAGGCGCGCCTATATCCGGAGTTTGTCGGCGACAACCCCACCAGCCCGCTGCGGCAGAACCTCTATCAGCAGTTTCTCGCTGAGGTGAGCGCTGCCGATATCGCCGCCCCTAACCTGCTAAGCACCTTGCAGGCGGGCAAGGACAAGGGCGCCATGTTCCTGCGCACCGACACCCACTGGACGCCACAAGGGGCGGACCTGGTCGCGCAACAACTGAGCACCACGCTCAAACGTGGCATCACCCTGGACGGCGAACCACAGCGGTTTATCACCCAGGCCAACGCCACTAAACCCTACAAAGGCGATCTCACCCGCTTCCTGCCTTTGGAGCCCTGGTTCAGCGGCCTGATGCCGCAACCCGACCGTCTGCGCCAACGCGAGACCCAAGCCGCCGAGGAGGCAGGCGAGGAGGCAGGCCTGTTCGGCGACAACGCCATGCCAGTGGCGCTGGTTGGCACCAGCTACAGCGCCAACCCCGCGTGGAATTTTGCCGGCGCCCTGCGCCAGCACTTGCAGCGCGACCTCAGCAACCACGCCGAAGACGGCCAAGGCCCGCTGATCCCGATGCTCAAGTACCTGCAAAGCGATGACTTCAAAAACACCCCACCGCAACTGGTGATCTGGGAGTTCCCCGAGCGCTATCTGCCCATGAGCAACGACCTCAGCGACTTCGATGCGCAGTGGCTCAGTAGTTTGAAAAAACCCGCTGGCAACCAGCGTTTGGTCACCAGCGACAGGCGTTGAAGCCTGCCTTTAACAGCGTTTTTACCCGGTCGCACGACCGTTTTATTGACCTAAATGGAGTTCTACCCATGCACAGACCAACCTCAACCTTCGGAATGTTCTATGCCTGCGCGCTCGCTCTGAGCCTCACCAGTGTCTCCGCCACAGCCGGCGAAGGCGGCCTGTATGCGCCAAACGCGCCCAAGGGCTCGACCTTTGTTCGCGGCTACAACGCCGGTAATAGCGAACTCAACTTCAGCGTTGGTAATACCGAGCTAAGCGACATCGCGCCACTGGCCTCCAGTGATTTCAGCTTTATGCCAGCAGGCAGCTACAGCGCCCAAGTGGGCAGCAACAACCTGCCGGTAAAGCTTGAGGCCGAAAAGTTTTACACCCTGGTCAGCCAGGACGGCGAAGCGCCCAAGCTGGTGGCCGAAGCCCCGTTCAACAACAAGCGCAAGGCGCTACTGCGGGTGCAGAACCTCACGGACAGCAAGCTCAGCCTGAAAACCACCGACGGTAAAGCCGTGGTCGACGCCGTAGGCCCGGACGCCAGCGGCCAGCGTGAGGTCAACCCGGTCAAGGTCAACCTGGCGCTGTTTGCTGGCGAGCGCAAAGTCAGCGATCTCAAGCCCGTCAGCCTGGCGCGCGGTGAAGTGGTGAGCCTCTACGTTACCGGCAGCGGCAACGCCCTCTCACCGGTATGGGTCAAGCGCCCAGCGAAAACCGATTAACCCAGACAAGTACAGGTGCCGGCCATGACCGGCACTGCGAAGCAGCGCCTGCAGGAGCAGACGTTTTGGAGTACCCCCAGTTTTCCCGGCTGGGTAACCGGGCAGGCCGGCCTGTTGGCCGCCTACCCAAGCAAACCAAACGAGCTTTAGGAGTACACAACATGATTCCAGTAATCCTTTCCGGTGGCAGCGGTTCGCGTCTTTGGCCTCTTTCGCGCAAACAGTATCCCAAGCAGTTTCTCGCCCTGACCGGCAGCGACACCTTGTTTCAGCAAACCATCAAGCGCCTGCGTTTCGAAGGCATGCAGCCGCCGGTACTGGTGTGCAACCTGGAGCACCGCTTTATCGTGCGCGAGCAGTTGAAAACTCAACAGCTGGAAAGCCAAACCCTGCTGCTTGAACCCTTTGGTCGTAACACCGCGCCTGCCGTGGCCATGGCGGCCATGCAGTTGCTCGCAGAAGGTCGCGATGAACTGCTGCTGATCCTCCCCGCCGACCATGTGCTGGCCGATCAGCGCGCGTTCCAGCAAGCCCTGGCCCTAGCCACCTGCGCGGCGGAAAAAGGCGAAATGGTGCTGTTCGGCATCCCCGCCAGCCGCCCGGAAACCGGCTATGGCTATATCAAATCGGCAGTCGACCCTGCCCTGCCCACCGGCAGCATGCGCGTGCAGCAGTTTGTCGAAAAACCCGACGAAGCCCGCGCCCGCGAATTCGTTGCCAGCGGTGACTACTACTGGAACAGCGGCATGTTTTTGTTCCGCGCCAGCCGTTACCTCGAAGAGCTGAAGCAACACGATGCCGACATCTACGACACCTGCCTGCTGGCGCTTGAGCGCAGCCAGATTGACGGCGACCAGATCACTATCGACGCCGCCACCTTCGCCTGCTGTCCAGACAACTCCATCGACTACACCGTGATGGAAAAAACCAGCCGCGCCTGCGTGGTACCGCTGGATGCCGGCTGGAATGATGTGGGCAGCTGGTCATCGATCTGGGATGTTCACCCCAAAGATCAGCACGGCAATGTGCTGTCCGGCGACGTGGTGATCCATGACAGCCACAACTGCCTGGTGCACGGCAACGGCAAGCTGGTCTCGGTGATCGGCGTGCAAGACATCGTGGTGGTGGAAACCAAAGACGCCACCATGATCGTGCACAAAGACCGCGTGCAGGACGTCAAGGCCATGGTCAACCAACTCGACGCCGACGGCCGCAGCGAAACCCAGAACCACTGCCAGGTGTATCGGCCATGGGGTTCCTATGACTCGGTGGACATGGGCGGTCGCTTCCAGGTCAAACACATCACCGTCAACCCCGGTGCCACGCTGTCCTTGCAAATGCACCACCACCGCGCCGAACACTGGATTGTGGTCTCCGGCACCGCCGAGGTGACCTGCGATGACAAGGTGTTCCTGCTCACCGAAAACCAGTCCACCTATATCCCCATGACCGCAGTGCACCGCCTGAGCAACCCCGGCAAAATCCCGCTGGAGATTATCGAGGTGCAATCAGGCAGCTACCTGGGTGAAGACGACATCCAGCGCCTGGATGATGTCTATGGGCGTAGCGAAACCCCAACCCTCAGCCTCGCCGCAGGCTAAGGCGCAAAACGCCAGCCTCTGCTCCGGGGCTGGCGATCCAAAGCATGTACCCCGCCACCCGGCCTTGTGTAGGATGAACGCTTGTTTATCGATCAAGGCCATCTTTCCCCATGCTATTCGGCGCAATCCTGGTACTGAGCTGGTTAATCCTGCTGATCCGCTACCCGAGCAAGGCGCTGCCGATTTCCCTCGCCGCGTTGATCGGCCTAGGCCTGGTGACCAGTTGGGTGCTCTGGGAAGAAAGCCGCGAGAACCGCCACCTGGCTCATTTAGAGCTGCGCCTCGACTATGCCCCGGACAGCTGCCCGGGAGACCGCCCACTGGCCCTGAACCTGAAAAACGACAGTGAAGCCGCCCTGCGTGAGTTGCAGTGGCAAATCGCTGCCTACCGCCCTGGCGACAGAATCAATCTGGCCGAGCGCTTGTATGAAACCCCACGCTACAGCGGCCCCGGTGACTTGCAGCCAGGCGCCGAGTGGCAAACCTGCCTGCCGCTGCCAACCCTACGCAGTGGCTATCGCGCCAGTACCCTGAAATTTCGCGCCGAGCGGCTGCAAGGCAGCTTTAGCCGTTAATCGAACTCAACAGAACAATAATTAGGAACCCTGCATGAGCCAGCCCAGCGTACTGATCACCGGATGTTCCAGCGGCATTGGCCGTGCCCTGGCCGAGGTATTCCAGCAGGCCGGTTATCAGGTGTGGGCCACCGCGCGCAAAACCGAGGATCTCGCCGCATTGAGCGAGGCCGGTTTTAACGCCCTGCAACTGGACGTCAACGATGGCCTGGGGCTTGGCCAAGTGGCCGAACGCCTGAAAGCCGAAATCGGTGGCCTCGACGTATTGATCAACAACGCCGGCTACGGCGCTATGGGGCCACTGCTTGATGGCGGCGTCGAGGCCATGCGCAAACAGTTTGAAACCAACGTGTTCTCGCTGATCGGCGTTACCCGCGCGCTGTTCCCGCTGCTGCGCCAGAACAAAGGCTTGGTGGTGAATATCGGCAGCGTCTCAGGTGTTCTAGTCACCCCGTTTGCCGGTGCTTACTGCGCCTCCAAGGCTGCCGTGCATGCCTTGAGCGATGCCCTACGCCTGGAGCTGGCACCCTTTGCGATTGAGGTGATGGAAGTGCAGCCCGGCGCGATTGCCTCAAGCTTCGGCGCCAACGCCAGCCAGCAGGCCGAGCTGCTGATTGACGAAGCCTCGCCTTGGTGGCCGATCCGCGAAGGCATTCGCGCCCGCGCCAACGCCTCGCAGGACAACCCCACCCCTGCCAGCCACTTCGCCCGCAATCTGCTGGCGGCGGTGCAGAGCAAGTCCCGCCCTAACCTGATCCGCCTGGGCAACGGCAGCCGTAGCATGCCGCTGCTGGCCGCCCTGGTACCTAAGCGCTTGATGGAAAGCATTCTGAAAAAACGCTTCGGCCTCAACCGCAGCCTTTAAATCACCGGGAGCGCGCACGATGAACCCGCCCAACACTGACAACGCCTCGACAACCCGCCTGGCCATTGGCGGCGTGGTGGCGGTCATCGTACTCAACCTGCTGGTGCGCAGCTTCGTCAAACTCGGCGGCGTACTCAGCACCCTGCTGGTGGCCGCTTTAGTAGCCGGTGGCATGGCGCTGTGGTTTCACTTGCAACATCGGCGCCGCCCATTGCCCAGCGAACGCCGGCGCCTGATCGCCCTGTATGGCGGCATCCTCGCCCTGCTCTACCTGGCCCTGCTGGGCATGATGTGGCTCAAAGACGAACCCGGCCCGATGGGCTTGTTTATCTTTGGCCTGCATTACTTCAGCTACCCGCTGCTGGCGTGGGTCGTGCTTTCAAGGAAGAGAGCTTGAGGGTGATGGGAAAAAGTGGACGATCTCATACAGAACTATAACTATGATTAAAGGCCCACTATGCTCACATGGAACTCACTAGTAGTGGCCCGATAGAAAATCATCTAATCACTGTTAGATTTTTAGGGAAGAAGATAGCGTGATACCAGAGCTAAACCAATCAGGGGTCTTACCTCCGTTTATTCCAGAGAAAGGGCCAACTGACCCAGCAGGCATGGCGCCTTATCGAACCACTATTACTGAATTCGTAGTACGTTATTCTCAATCCCCAGAGCGTATAACCATACTTAAAGGACTATTGGAATATCGCAGAAAATTAAGAGAGACCGGAATCACACAGGGATTTCAGTGGCTTGATGGTAGTTTTGTTGAAAATGTAGAGCTGACTAGAGGCCGTCCACCAGCAGATGTCGACCTAGTAACGTTCGCCTTTCGGCCGACAAGCAGCATTGACGAGTGGAAGAATTTAGTCCGCAGCAATACAGAACTTTTCCTACCAGACGAATCCAAAGAAAAATATTTCTGCGACGCTTATTTTGTAGATCTAAACCTTCACCCAATACACATCGTAAGCAACACAAGATACTGGTTTGGACTATTTTCTCATCAAAGAGAATCATACCTATGGAAGGGTATGATCGAAGTACCTATACAGTGCAACGATGACAAAGCCATGCAATTCCTAGAGGAGGTTAGCAATGCCTAAAAAACTTGACATTGACAGCCTATCTTCAGAAATAGCCACAATAAAAGAGCTGCTTGCAGGCGCCAAAAGTTCTAATGATATTGTCGGTGAAATGCAGCTTGAGCATCGCCTCAAAAAACTGACAGAAAAAGCTGACAAACTTAAAGAAAACTCCCTAAACGACAACAGTGCTAGCGTTGCATTATTTTTTGGTGGCCAGCCAGTCATTGGTTCGAAGGGTATCGCCGCAGAGTTTGCGGGGATTGCCTTAGAGCAATTCCAAAGTTTAATAGGAAAAATATTTGCCACCAATGAATTAGGCGAACTTGGCCAAAGAGGCAAGATCCCTCTCAGAGCCCATTCAGAACTGATGATTACAGGCCTTGCCAGGGGTTCTTTTGGATTCGTGCTAGACGAAATGAGCGACCAAATACAACTAGAGACATCACAACTAACGCACATAATCGACAAAACAGCACACATCTTGAGAGATACCGCGGCACAAGATGAAGCAGTTTTCGAGGCTCTACTGGAGGATTTAGACCCCAGATCCCTGATCGCATTAAAAGACTTTTTTTCCAACTTAGATACAAACAAAGCAACAATTCGGATAGTAGAAAAAGACTTGGACTTCACTCTAGACGGCACAGCAATTCATCGTGCCCGAACTCGCACAGAGGCGACATCGATTGAAGAGAAAACAAGTGAAATTGAAGGCATTCTAGTTGGGTTTCTTCCAGAACATAGAAAGTTCGAACTTCGTGACAATCTTGGAAAAATCATCTATGGCTCGGCAACAAAAGATGCTGTAGATCAATTCTTGAAAGCTACTGAATCCGTCATAGGCAAAAAATGCTTGGCGAAAACCACTATTAAAACTGTCGCACCACTTAACAGACCTTCTAGAGAGGTTGTTCGTCTTATGGAGTTTCTTCATTTTGGTGACTAACAATTAGTCATGACTGAACGCCCAGGTGAACAGCCCGTAGGATGGGTTGAGCAACGCGATACCCATCGGCAATTCACAGCCAGTTGCCTTGATTAAAACCTGATGGGTATCGCTGCGCTCAACCCATCCTACGCGTGCCTGTCAGCCCTAACGCTTGATGGTCTTGAGCAAATCTTCCGGGGTGATATAGCCCACCGCGCCGGCATTGCTCGCTGCGCTGCCCGGCTGTGGCTGATGGAGGATATGGCCCTTCATCTTGCCGATGATGTGCATCTCGCACGGCTTGCAGTCGAACTTCAGGGTCAGCACTTCATCCTGATGGATCAGCTGCATGTCCGAGACTTTGGTGCGCACGCCGGTCACGCCTTTTGCCTGCTTGGGGCACAGGTTGAAGGAGAAGCGCAGGCAGTGCTTGGTGATCATCACCGGCACTTCACCGGCTTCTTCATGGGCCTCGTAGGCCGCGTCGATCAACTGCACGCCATAGCGCTTGTAGAAGGTGCGAGCCTTGTCGTTGTAGACGTTGGCGAGAAAGGTCAGGTGCGATTCCGGGTACACCGGCGCTGGCACGCTGACCGGCTTGCGCCCGCCACGTGGATGAACGGCAACGCGGGCCTGAGTCAGCGCGTCAATGGCTTCGCGGCGCAGGGCTTTGAGCTGCGAGCCGGGGATAAACGGCACAGCCTCCCAGTCGATCTGCACAGCGGTGCTGTAGTACATGGTGGTGCCCAGCTTGCTCAGGGTGTCGGCCAGCTGCTCACGGGACTGCTCGGCATCCTTGGCGGCGGCGAACGGCCCAGCCAGGCTGACGCTGGCGACCACGCCCTCTTCGCTGCTCACGCTCAGGTGCAACTGATCACCCTGCAACGCCACCTGCCAGCTGACGGCGACGCGGCGCTCGGCCGAGGTCTTCTGCAGGGCCTGTTGCCAGTTGTGGTCGAGGTTGCGATTGAGCGGCTGCTGCGGCCGCACGCGCTGCATGGCTTCGGGCATTTCATTGGGCTCGA encodes the following:
- a CDS encoding SDR family oxidoreductase, which encodes MSQPSVLITGCSSGIGRALAEVFQQAGYQVWATARKTEDLAALSEAGFNALQLDVNDGLGLGQVAERLKAEIGGLDVLINNAGYGAMGPLLDGGVEAMRKQFETNVFSLIGVTRALFPLLRQNKGLVVNIGSVSGVLVTPFAGAYCASKAAVHALSDALRLELAPFAIEVMEVQPGAIASSFGANASQQAELLIDEASPWWPIREGIRARANASQDNPTPASHFARNLLAAVQSKSRPNLIRLGNGSRSMPLLAALVPKRLMESILKKRFGLNRSL
- a CDS encoding alginate O-acetyltransferase, translated to MTRPLRKLYVALFIGILALLFAASLRGVVSYRTPAEFSVLDGNLAKTFEQHYDEELPIKDIGTNLWAALDYLLFNEGRTGVKIGEQGWLYSDEEFKPEVDGPKQISENLALINGIRDELAKHDVLLLMAIVPSKARLYPEFVGDNPTSPLRQNLYQQFLAEVSAADIAAPNLLSTLQAGKDKGAMFLRTDTHWTPQGADLVAQQLSTTLKRGITLDGEPQRFITQANATKPYKGDLTRFLPLEPWFSGLMPQPDRLRQRETQAAEEAGEEAGLFGDNAMPVALVGTSYSANPAWNFAGALRQHLQRDLSNHAEDGQGPLIPMLKYLQSDDFKNTPPQLVIWEFPERYLPMSNDLSDFDAQWLSSLKKPAGNQRLVTSDRR
- a CDS encoding multidrug transporter, with translation MLFGAILVLSWLILLIRYPSKALPISLAALIGLGLVTSWVLWEESRENRHLAHLELRLDYAPDSCPGDRPLALNLKNDSEAALRELQWQIAAYRPGDRINLAERLYETPRYSGPGDLQPGAEWQTCLPLPTLRSGYRASTLKFRAERLQGSFSR
- a CDS encoding DUF6932 family protein, coding for MIPELNQSGVLPPFIPEKGPTDPAGMAPYRTTITEFVVRYSQSPERITILKGLLEYRRKLRETGITQGFQWLDGSFVENVELTRGRPPADVDLVTFAFRPTSSIDEWKNLVRSNTELFLPDESKEKYFCDAYFVDLNLHPIHIVSNTRYWFGLFSHQRESYLWKGMIEVPIQCNDDKAMQFLEEVSNA
- a CDS encoding mannose-1-phosphate guanylyltransferase/mannose-6-phosphate isomerase, with amino-acid sequence MIPVILSGGSGSRLWPLSRKQYPKQFLALTGSDTLFQQTIKRLRFEGMQPPVLVCNLEHRFIVREQLKTQQLESQTLLLEPFGRNTAPAVAMAAMQLLAEGRDELLLILPADHVLADQRAFQQALALATCAAEKGEMVLFGIPASRPETGYGYIKSAVDPALPTGSMRVQQFVEKPDEARAREFVASGDYYWNSGMFLFRASRYLEELKQHDADIYDTCLLALERSQIDGDQITIDAATFACCPDNSIDYTVMEKTSRACVVPLDAGWNDVGSWSSIWDVHPKDQHGNVLSGDVVIHDSHNCLVHGNGKLVSVIGVQDIVVVETKDATMIVHKDRVQDVKAMVNQLDADGRSETQNHCQVYRPWGSYDSVDMGGRFQVKHITVNPGATLSLQMHHHRAEHWIVVSGTAEVTCDDKVFLLTENQSTYIPMTAVHRLSNPGKIPLEIIEVQSGSYLGEDDIQRLDDVYGRSETPTLSLAAG
- a CDS encoding alginate O-acetyltransferase AlgF, with protein sequence MHRPTSTFGMFYACALALSLTSVSATAGEGGLYAPNAPKGSTFVRGYNAGNSELNFSVGNTELSDIAPLASSDFSFMPAGSYSAQVGSNNLPVKLEAEKFYTLVSQDGEAPKLVAEAPFNNKRKALLRVQNLTDSKLSLKTTDGKAVVDAVGPDASGQREVNPVKVNLALFAGERKVSDLKPVSLARGEVVSLYVTGSGNALSPVWVKRPAKTD